GGCGATTCTTGGGTGCGGGTTACTGCGAGTTATCGATACGGGCCACCGTGCGCACGGTTCTCGCGAATGACAAATTAGATCTAACGCGCGACTACGAGACCGTGCAGGTAATTAAGAGTGTAATCGTCGCTCGTTAGTTCTGCCCATTGTGCCCGGGACAATCGTTCCGCGAACAGGGCTAATTTGCGATACAAATAACACTTCAACGATTAACGAGAATTTCGTAATTAAACGGGGCAACGTCTTGGCACGTGAAAATTCGCGAGGCACCAGAAAAAACCGCGATGTTAATCGTGTTTTCGTGGAGTTAACGACGTAATTCGGTGCACTGTCGGGGTTATTAGATAGTTTAATGATCCGTTAACGGTTCCTTGTGGTTTTGCAAGTTTTTGACGTGATAATTAGCTGTAAGATAGATTTTAGTTGATCTGATTCTGAAATAACGATTGAATGAGGATCTTTAATCTGATAATGACTTATTCTGAGTGTTCAGCTTTGGAAATTCGATGGAAATCTTTGATCATAGGTTGATCACTTCGAAGTTTCAGGCCTTTGGAAATACTTAATAGAATCTTCGATTCCAGCTTCTGAAATTCACTAAGAATTTTCAATGATCTGTTGGAAATCGACTATCAATCTTCATCTCTTTGAAACAATGACTCAATAAGAATCTATTAACAATTTACTCCAATTCTCCAGCGTCTGAAACAGCAGTTCACTAAAAACCTCcaagaatcattaaaaaatcaactACTAAATCTCCATCTCTTTGAAACAATAATCCAATAAAACCCTCTATCGATCGACTGTCGATCCATCACGTTAAACCCCACCTCTACTAAAGCGAACCTTTTAAAACGCAGTGTTCCAAGAATAATTAACGACTTGATTCCGTTGGTATTTAAACGTTGACACCGATAAACAGGTCGTCGCCGAGATTTCCACGAGATCACCGAGCCCCACTTCCCTTAAGTCAATTGGGGTGTTCGCCGCGTGATTTACTGCCGCTGGATCCCGCGCTCGTCGATTTACGATCGCCTCTCGCGCGAATCCGCGATCCGTCGTGTTTACAAATTGTAATTCACCGGTGTTTGCGGTCGCTGTTGTATCTGAACGGATCCGACTGCGAAGATACGCTCCGTTTGCTTAGGACGCGCGACTCGGCACGCGTGATTCACGGATCGGCCGAATGCCGAtcgatttctcgttaaaaaaTGAATCAGTAGTCGCGTGCATCCTTTTCTCACGTTTTCAACGAGGAAGCATTGATTAACTTTGAATAAACGCGTGTTATTTTTACACACGAATGCGTTTATTTGTCGATTGACAGTTTGGACGAACCAGTTTGCTTGTTATGTTCTAGATTTTCTGCGATCTTTGAATTCTTAATTGTGTTTGGCAGGCTGATGGATTTTGGGAAGTGGTGGAGTTTGTCGTGGGAGTGTAGGGTTCTTGGAAATATTTAGTTTGTGATTTTTGTGGATGTAGtaataaatagattaataatatagtaatttgtaaataagttAGGGTAATTAATAGtagaataatatgataataggattatagaattatagaagtATAGAGTAAtggaatagtaaaataatagagtaatagaatattaaaataatagagtaatagaataataaagtaataaaataatagaataatagaatattaaaatgatagaataacagaatattaaaataatagagtaatagaatagtaaagtaataaaataatagaatattaaaatgatagaataatataataatggagtaatagaataatagaataacagAATATTAGAGTAATAGAGTAATAGAAtagttaattaatagaataacagaatattaaaataatagaataacagaataataaaataataaagtaacaaaataatatgataatacaaCAATACAATTAGTGCACAATGCAAAATTTCATCAATAGAACAATGTTCAACAATTTACCAGAGGAACAAGTAGCTATTCCTCCCACAGCCATAATATGCTTTATCTCATCTCGGGCTTCATCTGCTAAGCGTCTCGTAAACGTCACGTCAACGATTGcggattaaattattaaatattcggaGTGAAACGCTGCAGTCGCATGCGCGTACCGCAGAATTCCCGAACGATCGTTCCGCATCCGAGAGCCATTTCCATTTCTTCCGCGATTGGATTCGGTGCTAAAAGTGTAACGCGTAAATTTCCAGTGGACAGGCGGACTCGTTCGACGCCGATAAATCAACCAGCGATATGGAGCAAGGTGGCGTCTCGATAATAACGCCGACCGTGATCACGGAAAATTCTGTGGGGAAATCGAAGAGCATCGGGATCACGTTCAGCTCCAGGCCCAGCTTGCAGGCTGCCAAAGAGAAGCTCAAAACACCGTGTGAGTACCTGTTCAACTTCTAATGGGATACTTTCAATAGTTTTAGGAATTGTAGTGCTATGATATTTTGGTATTACAAATTGTAATACTAGAAATTATAATGTTAGAGATTGTAATATtacaacattataatattacaaattgtaatattagaaattataatgctagaaattagtaatattagaaattatagtgctagaaattagtaatattacaaaattaaaatattacaaattgtaatactagaaattagaaagttacaaattataatactacAAAGTTTACGTTACTACGAATTATAACGCCACAAACTCTCAGTATTGCAAATTCTACTACTACAAACTATAACTCTACAAAACGATAATATCACAAAACACTAAAAAATTACACTAATACAAATCCTAACCCTCCAAAAACAAATATTGCAAAGTATAATACCACAAACTATACTACAAAATACTCATActacaaattataatacaaattacaataCGTAATCCTACAAATCACAATACAAAACTCCACAAATTCTAACGCTACAAAATTATATCACAAAAGTACAAATTCCACAAGTAGAAATTATAGAATTGAATTTCACCGAAACGATCAGTTCCAATTGATCGTAAGATTGCGAACGATAGATCCTACAGTAGAGATCTTAAGATCGTAGATCACCGGATAGTGTAACAGGTTGCCGGTGAAATGGCGGGGCAGGTGAATGCAGACCACGTGGAACAATGTCCTCCGTGGCCTGGAAAGAGTAATTCCGTTCGCTCGTGATATCGAGGCACGTGATCCACGTTTCTCTCGTTTTCCACGTTCTAGATACTTTCGCGGAGAACTTTCTTTCCGCCGTCACCGACGCGACGCAGCGCCGCGGGAAACGCTCTCTCCTCGAGAGTCCGATCGCCGGTCAATTTTCATGCTGCACGAACGATTAGAACTGCTTCCTCTAATTAACAGACTCGAGCGGAACTTCCCTAAAGGTCCCTCATTAAGAAAACCTGCGAGATCTTTCTCTCCACCGTTGATTTCCCCGCTTTTCCTAACTTTAATTAGAGTGTACACgtatattacagatatttccTCGACAGAGAATCTTCGCGATGTAAATAGTACAAATGAAATCTATAAATTACAGTCTGCACAATTAGCGTAAGCACTCGGTGCAACGAATACAGTAAAAATCGAGTTAATTAGATTCGTCGTATAACAATTAAAATGAGTTTAATGGCTTCGATGGCTCAGTTCACTAAACATCGATGTAATTTAGTATAAGTTTGAAGTTTTAATCATCTTAAGGAAGATTCGCTTGTTTTATCTATAAAAGGAAAGGTTCAATCAATTTTTTGTATAAGTTTGGATACTCGTCGATTAAATATCAATGTGTTATAGATAAAATGCAGGAAAAGTTACAGAACACGAGAAGAAATTATTTGAGCGAATCGATGCATTCGTATGTAGATTAGCTCGACGGTAATCGTGTAACGGCGGTAATTTATAAGTAAACGACTTTCTGGCGATAACAGGAACGATTCGAAGCCAAGTTCTATTTAGAATATCTACCGTTCGCTTTTTTTAACGCAGAAACCTAACGGGAAGCGTGTTTCGGCAGGTTGCACTGGAAGTGCGTGGTCGTTTCGTATCGGTCGAGAGGCCCTAATCGCGCTAATCATCGGGCTTGTAATACTTATCGGCCGACTAATTGGGGAATTGGAAACGTACGCGCTGCCAGAAAAAAACAAACAACGTTCTATCGATGCTCGAATACTCGTGTAGATCGATTCGAGCGATTGCGATTCGGTGATGGATATTGGGAATCAGTTGAAGAAGCAACTGATTAACACCTTTGTCACTGTTATTGACGAGTTTCGCCGTAAGAATCTTTATTAACTAGGATATTATCTATTCGAAACGTATTTTGCGAAGACTGTACTATCCTCTAGTGGTAATTCAACgacaaatcaaaataattagTGATTTAGCAGTCACTTGATATCAAGACACTCCAgaatttatggatttttatCTCTCACGCGAATCAATCAATCTGTGATCAATCATTGATGGAAGGAGATGGGATCAGAAAAACATTTCACGTTAGTATACACGGTCGTATTGTTGACGTGACAATAATTTATGAGTGATAAGTGTGACGAGCGAAGGGAACCACGAATGAAAAGCGAAATGAACGACGTTCTTTTTTACGAAAGAACATATGTCAACGCTGTTTATGGAAAAAGAAACGCGTATGCAacgtttgttttattgctctcGAAGATATTCAAATAAGACGATGCTTCTGACAAAAGAAAAACGAGTGTCAACGGTTTTTCCatgaaaaaggaaacgaagGTCAACGTTCGTTCGGAGAAAAGGACAACGAAGGACTTTTCTTTTTTGATGAATGAAACGCGATGCGAACGTTCGTTTAATTGCTcccgaaaatattcaaatcggaTGATCCACTTTGAGAGACACTGGACGAAACGGAACACGTAGTGTTTACACGGTGACCGTGGCAAGTGTGATAGTAGGTCAAGTTCTCGGTGAACGCTGCGGGTCAACGAATCGTCTCAAGGCTCCTCCATTTCCGCGTCTTCTTCTCGATGATCTCGCGCGTTGCTACTGTAACGGTGCTTCATCTAGGATCactgaaattcaaatttcgatCCTGCCATTCGGCTGACCTACAGGCGTTTACAATGTCGAACGTGCTAATTAGACCAAAGAAAAGAAGACAATATGGTACCATAAACATTgcctataaaattatttaaaatctaaatatctaaattattattctaaacatATCTATAATCTCTGAAGCCTCTAAAATCACAAAAAAAAATGGCTGCTGAATGATTTTTAATAGAGAAATCAGTGAAAATTCCGTTGAATTACCGTAGCTGTTAATTTCAACGTTGAATAccgtagtttttatatattgcaaccgttaaatatttatcgttcgATATTTACACGATCAATTAAACTCGAAtcgtaaattaaattcaatgatcTGCGGAACTGCATCGGTGCAACGTTCAAATGCACTCGTCAGTCCCTTTAAACCGGAACAGACTACAATCTCCGGGTTAGaaagtttctataaataaaagcaTTGCTCGgttcacaataaaataaatcatcgaGGAATCGAGTTCGATGTATCTTCCGCGCGAGAGAAAAAAACCTCTTCTTTATCGGTCGGCGATAAAAAAGCGTCGAACTCGGCCAGAGATGGCGCGCGAATGACCGTGAGAGGCTCGTTAATTAAGAGCCGCGCTTCTTGCGGGCTTTCACCATTTTCTAAATTCAGCCGCGCGTTACTTTCTCGATCCCCAATTACAGGTGGCTTTCGTTGTAATTACCGGCAACACCTATACCCGGCCGGCTGCCGCGATTTCGTTTGTAATTAAGACTTAGACATATCCGTTTCCTCTCGGAAAGGAAAACCATCTTTCGCGTTCCACGCGGACGCTTCCTCGTTTCTTAGGAAACAAAAGACAGACGATCTTCGAGTAGAATTCTTTGAGGTTTCCAGCAACGAAAGAAACTAAAATCGTCGGTGAAAGTAGAATGAACGCTTGAAAGAAAAACGGATCGGAGAAAGATCGGTTTCATTCGTCGATACGATAGTTTGGCATTAGAAAGTGCTGCATGTCGAATAATTCGCGATATAATGAGAAGAAATGGAACAATTTTCGAAGGTTCTTGATGTGTAATGCATTATCTGGTGTTTGCTTAATTATTAACGTTCTTTTGAACGTTTCAAGCTAATTTCCTGGGCTGTAGGTCCTTGCACTTCGATTGCTTTCCGTGATAATTGGAATTCCGAGCAATACGTAGaaattttagataatatttctgtttagaAATCTATAAATTATTGTTGTCGGTTTATCAAAAAAAATATCAGAATAAGTTAGAGAATGAGAAGTTGTCACTCGATATGAACAAAAGAATTCCTACCAGCGTGAAATCGCGGTTAGTGAACGAAATAGGGGAGAAATGGTTCACGTCGGACGACCGGTCGGTTTTCTCTTCGCGGAAGACTTTCTCGATTTTCGATGCGAACGAGCGTTGCACGATAGATGAAACGTCCAGCGATCATTTCTCCGGCCGATGTTATCAGCGTGGTTTGCGTCATTCTTTTGCGTAACCGTTGAAGTAATTCGTTGCATATGAATTCCGATGGAAATGCAAGCTGCGATCGCTTCCTAGATTTTATCGGGGATTTTGTAACACCTTTCGCGTGCTCGCAGATTCATTGAACGCGATCGTGAATCGGAATGGAATTAACCTATCACAGTAGATTGTGAGTGGACCTTGACGAGCGTTGATAAAAGCACGAGTTGACCGTTGATCTTGAAGGAAAGAGCGAACTCATTAGGGAAACGATTGTCACGGCGGGGTCAGCGAGTTAGAAGGAAGTGGTTTGACCCGATGATAATCGAACGCCGTTGCGACGGTGGAAGAATTTAGACTTATTTTAGGATAGGGGCCCCGATGGGACATCCTCCTACTGGAACGAATCGAGTTTTTATGCTAAAGAAGACATTTTCATTCATGAATTCATCGAAACTCGTGTCGCGATCGTTTAATTCTCCGTTTGTGTAGTCTCGAGGATCGGATCTTATTTAAAGCGAGTTGCCGGTGAAATTTCTGTTGTATTCTTGGGCAGGCATTCTTGGGAAACtattttcttgaataataaataaaattcttgttCCTGGGAACACTTTTTTTGTCATAACTTCGTTGGCAACTTCGAGCGAACCCATTAACGCGACATTCCAGTGTTTCCGAGCGTCTGATactttttaaactaatttctcCGTGATATTTTTACCTGGTTGTGAAGCAGAATTTCTTGGATGACTGTTGTCCACTTTATTGAGTGGAAATTGCCTTGTGCAAGAGACTTTTTCATTCAAGATACCATGGTTGAGGGGAAATAAAGCTGTAACCCACGGGGGATACTTTGAATGCTTGAGAATTGAAGGTTTTGGAAGGTTCAGTGCTTGAAAGCTTtggaattagaaaattatacacttaagaaattagaaaattagaaaactagatcattagaaaattgaaaattagaaattctaagcctttagatttgaatatttgaaaacgtAAAGCTTTGAAGCTTCAATGAGTTCGATCGAAAATTTGAAGCCTTAATCATtcggatatttgaatattttctaattccgACGCCAgcagtttcaataatttaaatattcgaatatccAAGTACCCGAATACCCGAATGTTTAAGAATCAAGTTCGAAACGTCGAAGCCATGGAACTTTGAAGGATTAAATTGCAATACTGTCAGGTGCCATTAAACGAGAGAATGGCAGAACAACGAAGATGATTCCTGTCGGAGAGCCAGTTGGTCATCACGCGTCAATGAACGATCACTGTAGACACGGCACATTCGCTAATGGAAATTGCGCTTGACACGTGTTGCCTTCTAATCGTATCCGGCCGGCGCATGGTTAATCACGAGAACTCGGCCGTGATTCTGGAGCAAACGTTGCCCGACGTATCCCCGTGGAAACCCGTGCAACTGGGCGCGAACGGAACTTCCCCGGCGAAGTTTGCCAAAGGATCTACCACGAAGTTAGAGGGAATTTTCAGGCCATCCAGCATTTCCCGATTCCTCTTTCGCGGCGCGCGCTGAATTTCAGCCAACAAGAATTTATAACTCAATATCACCGCCGCCAAACGACCGTCGCGCTCTTGTACCTTCGTCCTAACGAATATTATTTCGTTGAATAATCTCCTTCGTTCCGGCCTTTGCTCTAAGCGAGACATTTTTCATGCAACATTAATTCATTCACGATTAATAGAGAGTGTGCGGAAGTTAATGGAATATTTCACGCAACGAGGATTATCGAGAAACTGTTCTAGAAACGAGAATTTCGGTACggattttatacagatttttcgAATTCTTAACAACTGTTTGTCTTGTTGTATGATATCATGAATGAAAAACTCCTCCGaggaatatgaattttattatccgAGCAGAAGAATGGTTAATAAAGGACTCTGTGCTCTTTTCTCGATGGAATTACTGATCGAAAAGTGTTCTTAAAGGTGAGTATCGAGTTTAAAGGGGAATCGCTTGCCAAACGCAGCGTTCAAGTTTCAGTGGAAGAATCCTTTGATTGCGACACGATAAACTCGGAATTGTCGTGAACGTGGCAGCCGTTGTCTGTGAGTTGGTACAAACGTGGAAACAATTATGGTAAAACGTGCCCGCGGACTCGGCTCCCTCTTCTTTGCGGCGCTCCCTGAAACTTCCATGCAGATTCTCGCTTGACCCTTAACACCGGTCGCTCACGGGGTAATCGCGTTCAGCAAGTTGCCCGGTCGAAAGTTCAAAAGTTGTCGTGGTTGCTCCAACTCCCGGAATCACACGGCGAGCCCTCTACGCTCCGTAAAGCAGACCCGGCTCGTCCTCTTCTCATTCACAGTCGCTAAGTACACTGCGAAAAGCGCCAACGACTAGACACAATTCGACCCTGCTCGTTTTACGAGTGCAATCGAaacggttttcttgtttcgtcgAAAATTTAGAGGTGTCTTTGGAAAAATTAGCGTATAATTGATTAGGTAAAGGTTGAACGTGTGCAATGCTGCTGAAAAAATGGACGAATCGCGGAAGATTCGAAAAACGTAACAATGGATCGTTAATGAAGAGTTCGAAACAACGATGAAAAACTCGTTCTAAATCCTTTGGTACACTTGTTGCGACAAATTTAATGCCTCAAATCAGATGGATCAAAGATTTCCACAAACTTAGAGGTGTATTCTACAAAATGATCAGGTAACTACGTGGAAAAAAGCTGAAACGACGTGACGCCGTTGAAAAAATGGACGAATCGTGTTGGTTTCGAGAAACAGCAATAAATCCCTAGAATCAAAGATGAAAAATCAACAAtggaagaattatataaaattccttCGCAAGCATGTCGGAGAGACCATGATGCTGCAATTTCCGCGGAATGAAAATGGCGCGCAGGTTCCGATGACGGTTTCCGGGCGGATGATCGCGTGATGAAGAGAAAAGGTAGCGGAAAGATAACGCACCCGGGTTTTTTCATCATCGTTCGAAGCTGGAAACGATACCGCGGCGCAAGAGACCACGCTCGATCGGCGtggcaattttcttaattacgtTGGAGGCCCGCCGACGCCGGCTCGGACTCATTAACCGCGCCGCGAGCCCTCGATCGATAGCGGCTCGCGGATGGAATCGACAATGGGCCACGTGAGATATTCCCTTCTTTTCGCTGTCGATATTTTCCATCGGGGAAGATGGAGTGGCTGCTATCTGCAGCTTGTTTGAGGATCGCTATTGCATACAGGGTGTCCGAAAGCAGCTTTTACCTTCGAGATCCACTGcgattttatttagaataatgtCTGTACACTTGGCTTAGGAATATTACATCGTGCCATTGTTGGTTTACTAGGAGTACCGATAACGAAGATGATGAACTTTAATTAGGAAAATAGGATAGATTAggattttgtgaatttttttaaattgcctGTGTTCTATGGAAGTTTGTTTCAAATGTTCCATAGACGAATAAGCATTGTCCATTATTTActaatgaaacgaaagaaactgtCGAAGAACCTAATGTTTCGATAAACTATTCGCACGAGTGTCCTAAGCAATCATTCTTACCAGCCCTAAagacaattttaaccctttgcactcgaaagtgtttcactagaaacattcaatattcttcgacgagatacagacgatgttctttgaaaataatcaacgaggaaacatatataaattaagaaggaaagttatttcatttcaatagtccatatatcgatgcatcatacttactcatattttataattctgcaaatcaaatcaagtgactgagaatcacctctcgagtgcaaagggttaatatctcaTAAATCATTCTATAACAGGTCCGCTCGTTAAGATGAAAACATCTTTTTCACAGGGCTGAGCAACCTGATGAAAGAAGATACAACTGGCTGCGAGACGCTAATGTCCGCCATCGCGGAGCTAGTGGGGACCGCCATTCTGGTGTTCATCGGGTGCACTGGGTGCATAGGGAGCTTAGGTGTTCTGCCCAGTGTCCTGCAGCTCTCGTTGACCTTCGGGCTCGCTGTGCTGATCGCGATACAGGTAGCTTTCCACTAATTAATCTGAAAGCTTCTCTATTCTTCGCTATTAACACACCGCCATCTTGTGTTTCCAGTGCGTCGGGCACATCAGTGGCGCTCACATTAATCCTTGCATCTCAGTGGCGGCTATGATCTTGGGTACCAAGTCCCTGCCTATGACAGTGGTCTACATTGTGTCGCAGTGTATTGGGGCACTTGTCGGATACGGCCTGCTCAGGGTAAAACGaaggatattttatttaattaagaattagtAATAGAAAGTTCCTTTTAATAATCTCTGATATTGCATCCTCGTTGCATCTTCGTTCAGTTCCAAGGATACTGAATGAAATACATAATAGTAcagttgaaataattatacgatTGAAATTAGATTAATGATTGATTTGTCTGACAATTATACAAACAATCCCTCAGCTGATCACCCCAGTGGAACTGGTCTTTGCCACCACGCCGGAGACAGCGTCCAACTTCTGCACGACACAGGTTAACGACAAGCTGAGCACGGTTCAGGGGTTCATCGCGGAAGCTCTGGCCACGGGAATCTTGGTCCTTTTCGCCTGTGGCCTATGGGACCACAGGAACACCAAGAACTCGGACTCAGCGCCCATTAGGTTCGGCCTTTGCGTGGCTGTGCTCTGCATCGTCTTCATCCCCTATACTGGGTGCAGTTTGAACCCTGCCAGGACACTGGGTCCAGCTGTTTGGAACGGGAACTGGAACAAGCATTGGGTCTACTGGCTGGGACCGATGTTTGGGACCTTAGTTGCGTCGCTGATGTACCGGTGTTTGTTCTTCGACAAGAGGACGGAGTT
The window above is part of the Nomia melanderi isolate GNS246 chromosome 2, iyNomMela1, whole genome shotgun sequence genome. Proteins encoded here:
- the LOC116425662 gene encoding aquaporin AQPcic-like, producing the protein MRQEFGRNGSSLATFTERCRITGAGGRGGASTYRGGHGSRTDSVSPKPRDIRATPLQRPTPRDPSCENRYASSPVISFSGRNSLATEHHRGQADSFDADKSTSDMEQGGVSIITPTVITENSVGKSKSIGITFSSRPSLQAAKEKLKTPWLSNLMKEDTTGCETLMSAIAELVGTAILVFIGCTGCIGSLGVLPSVLQLSLTFGLAVLIAIQCVGHISGAHINPCISVAAMILGTKSLPMTVVYIVSQCIGALVGYGLLRLITPVELVFATTPETASNFCTTQVNDKLSTVQGFIAEALATGILVLFACGLWDHRNTKNSDSAPIRFGLCVAVLCIVFIPYTGCSLNPARTLGPAVWNGNWNKHWVYWLGPMFGTLVASLMYRCLFFDKRTEFGANGNLRGVET